A single genomic interval of Salinigranum halophilum harbors:
- a CDS encoding methyl-accepting chemotaxis protein — MFQIVRQRYKLKTGLSYIVTWGVVAVVGSVTGDAAATVLAAGVALLALGSITGTSTAAAVSQLQEASSAVAAGELDEPVQSPRTDEIGQLSEAVDTMRRSLASRIEEASTLSSDYQRVAESYATAMERAATGDLTARVDVDTDHESMETIGQEFNATVARLEEAVDEVSGFASEVGTESEAVTESVEAITRETDRADGLSDETAAAALTQRERVESAIGEMNDLSATAEEVAATTEEVAQRTEETARLGLHAREEADTVRDDMVTAREQMDEAVEQVKSLTKRTNEVTEVVEMIRGIAEQTNMLALNASIEAANANGSGSSGDGFAVVADEVKTLAKETREQADVIEGMVNELNAETDDAVESITETSKQLGESLTRVQETVGRLDDIAEAVDAVDDGVTEISEATDDQAHSTERLSATLNEIGETSDSTVDAVEQVQAAVGTQQDAVETVDDRVRRFGAHADELVGSLEHFETGEESEQSPITQSAGGPAFADGGTGGEGR, encoded by the coding sequence ATGTTCCAGATAGTACGACAACGATACAAGCTCAAGACGGGTCTCAGCTACATCGTGACGTGGGGTGTCGTCGCTGTTGTCGGCAGCGTCACGGGCGACGCAGCGGCGACCGTGTTGGCCGCCGGCGTCGCGCTTCTTGCACTCGGCTCGATCACGGGGACGTCGACAGCGGCAGCGGTATCACAGCTCCAGGAGGCCAGCAGTGCAGTCGCAGCGGGGGAACTAGACGAACCAGTCCAGTCACCGCGGACTGACGAGATTGGCCAACTGTCCGAAGCGGTCGACACGATGCGCCGGTCGTTAGCGTCCCGGATTGAAGAGGCATCAACGCTCTCGTCGGACTACCAGCGGGTCGCCGAGTCATACGCTACGGCGATGGAGCGGGCCGCCACCGGTGATCTGACCGCAAGGGTTGACGTCGACACCGATCATGAATCGATGGAGACGATCGGTCAAGAGTTCAACGCGACCGTCGCTCGCCTGGAGGAGGCAGTCGACGAGGTGTCGGGATTCGCGTCGGAGGTCGGCACGGAGAGCGAGGCTGTGACAGAGTCGGTTGAGGCGATCACCCGTGAGACTGACCGGGCAGATGGCCTCTCAGATGAGACCGCAGCGGCAGCACTCACTCAGCGTGAACGAGTTGAAAGCGCCATCGGCGAGATGAACGACCTATCGGCGACCGCCGAGGAAGTCGCTGCGACCACCGAAGAGGTCGCACAGCGGACTGAAGAGACGGCCCGGTTGGGCTTGCACGCCCGCGAGGAGGCCGATACAGTCCGCGACGACATGGTCACCGCTCGCGAGCAGATGGACGAAGCGGTCGAACAGGTCAAGTCACTCACCAAACGGACAAACGAGGTCACGGAGGTCGTTGAGATGATCCGCGGAATCGCCGAACAGACGAACATGCTCGCCCTGAACGCCTCTATTGAGGCCGCAAACGCTAACGGATCTGGATCCTCAGGCGATGGCTTCGCCGTCGTCGCCGACGAGGTCAAGACGTTAGCAAAAGAAACGCGCGAACAGGCGGACGTGATCGAGGGCATGGTGAACGAGTTGAACGCCGAAACGGACGACGCTGTTGAGTCGATCACAGAGACCAGTAAGCAACTCGGCGAGAGTCTCACACGGGTACAGGAGACCGTCGGACGGCTCGACGACATCGCTGAGGCCGTTGACGCAGTCGACGATGGGGTGACCGAAATCAGTGAGGCGACCGACGACCAGGCTCACTCTACCGAGCGACTATCGGCGACGCTCAACGAGATTGGCGAAACGAGTGACAGTACTGTCGACGCCGTTGAACAGGTACAAGCGGCGGTAGGGACGCAGCAGGACGCCGTCGAGACGGTCGACGACAGAGTGCGGCGGTTCGGCGCGCACGCCGACGAACTTGTCGGCTCGCTCGAGCACTTCGAGACTGGTGAGGAAAGTGAACAGAGTCCGATAACACAGAGTGCGGGCGGTCCTGCCTTTGCCGACGGCGGAACCGGAGGGGAAGGTCGATGA
- a CDS encoding sensor histidine kinase, whose translation MVLAKYGFVAVFGMTAVVCFGTLWRVRRLEEPDVRRGLTGLLITSGLWATIEAARVLVTTPRLKIMLYLIGLIIGLSTVGAWLYFCSAYAGHDYHHSTLFKRAALGLYLAIVVIKLTNPLHGQYFTVQIIDTPYPYLAVQLLPLHWVVTGLAYILSAIGFYMLYSTLHTSRYETASLGIVVSLAPLPVVLTIASYVWPDILLKLNYEPLGVAAFAAGVVYFVDEKFVAVPTFGRQQLIDNLTDPVILLNRDGIIQYYNTAATQTFSRLDGAQGQPVENAASELLADSDKRGIIKLPRDGSDQYYLRDENEITVGSTTLGRALIYTDVTKVERQWRELTRQNEQLDDFAKAINHELRNTLAIIQGHVELAAAALPKNADSTAGEALATADKTADRMTEVIGNLSLLAQYGQSITHLSDCRFPETVDRAWVNTAVGELALTTEGDGIIKADPNRLVELLSAVFKFAVMTNAKTVTVRLSSGQLVIITDGEPIPADRTSDALKYGVAVPSAESGMVLPNVLTLARVHGWNVTIDDTFTGGVRLMIEGLTTEQDHSDDD comes from the coding sequence ATGGTACTGGCCAAATATGGCTTTGTGGCCGTCTTCGGAATGACCGCTGTCGTGTGCTTCGGAACGCTCTGGCGTGTGCGCCGATTGGAAGAGCCCGATGTTCGCCGTGGCCTCACCGGTCTTCTCATCACAAGCGGGCTCTGGGCAACTATCGAGGCTGCTCGAGTGCTCGTCACCACTCCTCGATTGAAAATCATGCTGTACCTAATCGGTCTTATTATTGGCCTTTCTACTGTCGGTGCATGGTTGTACTTTTGTTCAGCATACGCTGGTCATGATTATCATCACAGCACGCTATTCAAAAGAGCAGCCCTCGGTCTCTACCTCGCCATCGTTGTAATCAAACTCACCAATCCACTCCATGGTCAGTATTTCACTGTACAAATTATTGACACTCCATATCCGTATCTCGCTGTTCAGCTACTCCCGCTCCACTGGGTAGTCACCGGTCTTGCATATATCCTCTCTGCAATTGGGTTCTATATGTTGTACAGCACTTTGCATACATCTAGATATGAGACCGCCTCACTCGGCATCGTCGTCTCGCTGGCTCCACTGCCGGTTGTCCTGACGATCGCGTCTTATGTTTGGCCGGACATTCTACTGAAACTTAATTACGAACCGTTAGGCGTGGCAGCATTCGCTGCTGGGGTCGTGTATTTCGTTGACGAGAAATTTGTGGCCGTTCCTACGTTCGGCCGTCAGCAACTCATTGACAACCTCACTGATCCAGTCATATTACTCAATCGAGACGGGATAATTCAGTATTACAACACCGCTGCCACCCAAACCTTCTCTCGACTTGACGGCGCGCAAGGTCAACCAGTTGAAAACGCCGCATCAGAACTTCTCGCGGATAGCGACAAACGAGGGATAATTAAGCTACCACGTGACGGCAGCGACCAGTACTACCTGCGCGACGAGAATGAAATCACCGTCGGGTCAACGACACTTGGGCGGGCCCTCATCTATACAGACGTGACCAAAGTTGAACGACAGTGGCGAGAATTAACTCGTCAAAATGAGCAACTTGATGATTTCGCGAAGGCAATCAATCACGAACTGCGGAACACGCTCGCCATCATTCAAGGACACGTTGAATTGGCAGCAGCTGCTCTCCCAAAAAACGCTGATTCAACGGCTGGAGAAGCGTTAGCAACAGCCGACAAGACTGCGGACCGGATGACAGAGGTCATCGGTAATCTATCGTTACTCGCGCAATACGGCCAGAGTATAACTCATCTGAGTGATTGCCGTTTTCCGGAGACGGTTGACCGCGCGTGGGTGAACACAGCCGTCGGAGAACTCGCGCTTACGACTGAGGGAGATGGTATCATCAAAGCTGATCCTAACCGACTCGTTGAGCTGTTATCGGCGGTATTCAAATTTGCAGTGATGACGAATGCAAAGACTGTGACAGTTCGCCTATCAAGTGGTCAATTGGTGATAATCACAGATGGCGAACCAATCCCTGCGGACCGGACTTCAGACGCATTAAAGTACGGAGTAGCAGTGCCCAGCGCCGAGTCAGGGATGGTCCTGCCGAACGTGCTAACACTTGCTCGCGTCCACGGATGGAACGTCACAATTGACGACACGTTTACTGGGGGAGTTAGACTTATGATTGAAGGACTTACAACTGAACAGGACCATTCGGATGATGATTGA
- a CDS encoding PAS domain S-box protein encodes MIEATGYSVLHVDDSAFADLTADMLTKREAQFTVETATSPSEGLARLAENGFDCIVSEYELPGQNGIEFLKTVREEYPDLPFILYTDKGSEAVASDAIAAGVTDYIHKNSGTSQYAVLANKIRNAVESHHQQERAQATRDRLRQIIDMLPQLVFAKDETGEFLLANEATADTYRTTVSDLEGATDADFADSEEEVEQFRADDQAVIESGEPEHIPEESLTTADGETRLLETTKIPYDPVETDGDAVLGISLDITERKERENMLQQYQHAYESALSGIAIVDFDGELIDVNPTFLDMWGYDDEDDVIGRLAIDMWNNPGQARSVLKTIKERGRWEGELEAVRADGSTFYAKGVNSYLTDSDGNPIGVISSFFDISERKEREQELRMVRERFERFASNVRDAFFMLPTDYSEAEYVNPAVETIYGITPEEVYDDPMAWLRHVHPDDKDELLAAMEAQQDGTSEWPVEQEFRIDHPNHGMRWVQTRLDVITDKNGDPSRFTGVTTDITDLKERERELERNQGFLEQTQNVANVGGWEIDLRTESLRWTDEVYRIHGIDMDFEPTVEDALELYHPEDQTTIQDAVERVAAEGELYDLELRIVTADDEVRWVHTRGEPRYENGEIVGVRGTFQDITERIAHEQQLEEKTEELKQLATKYESQYRTLFEEAPVMTVLTRSDDGRPIIEDCNSQFVETLGYDVVTMLGSELAEFYTPESAEELHSGGYRHSLTGRFTREKRELLTVDGEVVEALLRAVPRRTADGEIIGTVAMYIDITERESVKRANERLEEFTRVVSHDLRNPLNVATGRLELVAEECDSDHLDSLEQALDRMGRLIDDLLTLAREGKEVTDTRLVDLATMSNRSWENVETYQAKLITNTEQGVWADRSRLKQVFENLFRNAVEHGGADVTVTVGELDDGFYIEDNGPGVPSDKHDDIFEAGYSRSADGTGFGLSIVEQVVNAHEWQIRVTDGADGGARFEITGVELVSL; translated from the coding sequence ATGATTGAGGCGACAGGGTACTCAGTTCTTCATGTTGATGATTCTGCTTTCGCGGATCTGACGGCCGATATGCTCACGAAACGAGAGGCCCAGTTCACCGTTGAGACTGCCACGAGCCCCAGCGAGGGACTGGCTCGGCTTGCCGAAAACGGCTTCGATTGTATCGTGAGTGAGTATGAGCTGCCCGGTCAGAACGGCATCGAGTTCCTCAAAACGGTACGCGAAGAGTATCCCGACCTGCCATTTATTTTGTATACTGATAAAGGGAGCGAAGCGGTTGCGAGCGACGCCATCGCTGCCGGCGTGACGGACTACATTCACAAAAACTCCGGGACGAGCCAGTATGCTGTCCTTGCCAATAAAATTCGCAACGCCGTCGAGAGCCACCACCAACAAGAGCGTGCCCAGGCAACTCGCGACCGGCTGCGACAGATCATCGATATGCTTCCACAGCTTGTTTTCGCCAAGGACGAGACCGGCGAGTTCCTGCTGGCAAACGAGGCTACTGCCGACACGTACCGGACTACCGTCAGCGACCTCGAAGGAGCTACAGATGCCGATTTCGCCGACTCCGAAGAGGAAGTCGAACAGTTCCGTGCCGACGATCAGGCCGTCATCGAATCCGGCGAACCCGAACACATTCCCGAGGAGTCGCTGACGACCGCAGACGGTGAAACACGGCTCTTAGAGACGACGAAGATTCCCTATGACCCGGTGGAGACGGACGGCGACGCCGTGCTCGGTATCTCACTAGATATCACCGAGCGTAAAGAGCGGGAGAACATGCTCCAGCAGTACCAACATGCGTATGAGTCAGCCCTCAGTGGGATTGCGATAGTAGATTTTGACGGCGAATTGATTGATGTGAACCCTACGTTCCTCGATATGTGGGGGTACGATGACGAAGACGATGTGATTGGACGTTTAGCGATTGATATGTGGAACAATCCCGGGCAAGCGAGGTCTGTGCTGAAGACGATCAAAGAGCGGGGACGCTGGGAAGGCGAACTCGAAGCTGTCCGGGCGGACGGATCAACGTTCTACGCCAAAGGTGTGAACAGCTACCTCACAGACAGCGACGGTAACCCAATCGGAGTGATCTCGTCATTTTTCGATATCTCCGAGCGCAAGGAACGCGAACAGGAGCTTCGGATGGTCCGCGAGCGGTTCGAGCGATTCGCGAGCAACGTCCGGGACGCCTTTTTCATGTTGCCGACCGACTACTCCGAAGCTGAGTACGTGAATCCAGCAGTGGAAACGATCTACGGAATCACGCCCGAGGAGGTTTACGACGATCCGATGGCATGGCTCCGACACGTCCATCCTGACGACAAAGACGAGTTACTGGCGGCTATGGAAGCCCAGCAGGACGGGACGTCCGAGTGGCCAGTCGAACAGGAGTTTCGTATCGACCATCCCAACCATGGGATGCGGTGGGTGCAGACCCGTCTCGACGTGATTACCGATAAGAACGGCGACCCGTCGCGGTTCACCGGCGTCACGACCGACATCACCGACCTCAAAGAACGCGAACGCGAGCTGGAACGTAATCAAGGATTCCTCGAACAGACCCAGAACGTCGCAAACGTCGGCGGCTGGGAAATCGACCTCCGAACTGAGTCGCTTCGATGGACCGACGAAGTCTACCGGATCCACGGCATCGACATGGACTTCGAGCCGACGGTCGAAGATGCACTCGAGCTCTACCATCCCGAGGATCAGACGACGATTCAGGATGCCGTCGAGCGAGTGGCGGCAGAGGGCGAACTGTACGACCTAGAGTTGCGCATCGTTACAGCCGACGACGAGGTGCGGTGGGTCCACACCCGCGGCGAGCCCCGGTACGAGAACGGTGAAATCGTTGGTGTGCGCGGCACGTTTCAGGATATCACCGAACGGATAGCACACGAACAGCAACTGGAAGAAAAAACTGAGGAGCTGAAGCAGTTGGCGACAAAGTACGAAAGCCAGTACCGAACGCTGTTCGAGGAAGCCCCAGTGATGACGGTTCTCACTCGATCTGACGACGGTCGACCGATTATCGAGGACTGCAACAGCCAGTTCGTCGAGACTCTTGGATACGACGTAGTCACGATGCTCGGCAGTGAACTCGCGGAGTTTTACACGCCCGAATCGGCAGAAGAGTTGCACTCAGGAGGGTACAGACACTCGCTTACCGGACGGTTCACCAGGGAGAAACGCGAGCTACTGACTGTCGATGGTGAGGTCGTGGAGGCGCTCCTACGTGCGGTTCCACGCCGTACAGCCGACGGCGAGATTATCGGCACGGTTGCGATGTATATCGATATCACCGAACGTGAGTCGGTCAAGCGTGCGAACGAGCGACTCGAAGAGTTCACGAGAGTCGTCTCACATGACCTCCGGAACCCGTTGAACGTCGCCACCGGACGGCTCGAACTAGTAGCCGAAGAATGTGACAGCGACCATCTCGACAGCCTTGAACAGGCGCTTGACCGGATGGGGAGGCTGATCGATGATCTCCTGACGCTAGCGCGGGAAGGCAAAGAGGTGACCGACACTCGGTTGGTTGATCTCGCCACGATGAGCAACAGGTCCTGGGAGAACGTCGAGACGTATCAGGCGAAATTAATCACTAATACCGAACAAGGTGTTTGGGCAGACAGAAGTCGCCTCAAGCAGGTGTTTGAGAACCTGTTTCGGAACGCCGTCGAACACGGTGGGGCAGATGTGACTGTGACAGTTGGGGAACTAGACGACGGGTTCTACATTGAGGACAATGGTCCAGGGGTTCCATCCGACAAGCATGATGACATCTTCGAAGCCGGCTATTCGCGGTCGGCGGACGGAACTGGATTCGGGCTGAGCATTGTCGAACAAGTCGTCAATGCTCACGAGTGGCAGATTCGTGTCACAGACGGGGCCGACGGCGGGGCACGGTTCGAGATTACGGGTGTCGAATTGGTGAGTTTATAA
- a CDS encoding methyl-accepting chemotaxis protein produces the protein MSDQGLSAFKQYVERTPNGTEIPDETFTKRHRGVVLFTAALLPIVFAISRMQGLESITGATLPAIPLLHSIAGTGLVLGLIVTAAFAQIPRRIRSSLSAVGFMVNASILAYFTGGFIEAHFLYFVGIGLVALYEDWIPFVITIGYVALQHSVFGLMEWFAVYNHPAAMENPIVWGGIHAVGVLMLAATITFLWQSLAIQREQAQQKAREKQQKTAEQKERMAMLNKELEATAEEYQSVMLECANGNFTRRLDTSVSNNAMAEIATTFNEMMAELEETVGTARAFADEVATASEEVTAGTEESQNASEQVSKSVQAIAADAESQSENLQQASREMQSLSGTVEEVAASADEMATKAKETAELGENGQEAARDAMDEMEAINKKAGGTIEEVESLATEIGEIGEVVELITDIAEQTNMLALNASIEAASAGEAGEGFAVVADEIKELASDVSEATTEVDSLIAEIQSSADTTVEDIQQMGNRVSSGTATIEDALDALEAIAANVEESSQGIQEISAATDDQAVSTEEVASMIEQVANAAEQVSGESGNVSAAAQEQASSLTQIAQNTQTLADQAEELQGLLSGFTIGETAAESSVHTSKVGVMASTDGGLNR, from the coding sequence ATGTCGGACCAAGGATTATCGGCTTTCAAGCAGTATGTTGAGCGGACGCCAAACGGAACCGAAATTCCCGATGAGACGTTCACCAAGCGCCACCGCGGGGTTGTCCTGTTTACTGCAGCACTTCTCCCAATTGTGTTCGCTATCAGCCGGATGCAGGGACTGGAGTCGATTACCGGTGCCACGCTACCAGCAATCCCACTACTGCACTCCATTGCCGGGACCGGTCTTGTTCTCGGACTGATTGTGACTGCTGCATTCGCTCAGATTCCCCGCCGAATCAGATCATCACTGTCTGCGGTCGGATTCATGGTCAATGCTTCTATCCTCGCGTATTTCACTGGCGGCTTCATCGAGGCACACTTCTTGTATTTCGTTGGCATTGGCCTCGTTGCACTCTACGAAGATTGGATCCCGTTCGTCATCACGATCGGGTACGTCGCGCTCCAGCACAGTGTCTTCGGGCTCATGGAGTGGTTTGCTGTATACAATCACCCAGCTGCGATGGAAAACCCCATCGTTTGGGGTGGCATCCACGCGGTCGGAGTGCTGATGCTCGCTGCGACTATCACATTCCTCTGGCAATCCCTCGCGATCCAGCGTGAACAGGCTCAACAGAAGGCCCGAGAGAAACAACAAAAGACCGCTGAACAAAAAGAGCGAATGGCCATGCTGAACAAGGAACTAGAGGCCACAGCCGAGGAGTATCAGTCGGTGATGCTCGAATGCGCGAATGGGAACTTCACGCGTCGGCTGGACACCTCCGTCAGTAATAATGCGATGGCGGAAATCGCCACTACGTTCAACGAGATGATGGCCGAACTCGAGGAGACAGTCGGTACCGCCCGCGCGTTCGCCGACGAAGTTGCTACAGCAAGTGAGGAGGTGACTGCTGGAACGGAAGAAAGTCAAAACGCCAGTGAACAGGTGAGCAAGTCAGTCCAAGCGATTGCAGCGGACGCGGAGTCACAGTCCGAGAATCTTCAACAAGCCTCTAGAGAGATGCAAAGTCTCTCAGGAACGGTCGAGGAAGTGGCGGCATCTGCCGATGAAATGGCTACAAAAGCAAAAGAAACAGCTGAACTTGGTGAAAACGGTCAGGAGGCAGCCAGAGATGCCATGGATGAAATGGAAGCTATCAATAAAAAAGCTGGAGGGACAATTGAGGAAGTCGAGTCACTCGCAACCGAAATCGGTGAGATTGGCGAGGTTGTCGAGTTGATCACGGATATTGCCGAACAGACGAACATGCTCGCACTAAATGCCTCTATCGAGGCTGCCAGTGCCGGCGAAGCTGGCGAGGGCTTCGCTGTCGTCGCTGACGAAATCAAGGAACTGGCCAGCGATGTCTCTGAGGCGACGACAGAGGTGGATTCTCTCATTGCGGAGATTCAATCCTCAGCCGACACTACTGTCGAAGACATTCAGCAGATGGGCAATCGCGTCTCGTCGGGGACTGCAACGATTGAGGACGCCCTCGATGCGCTGGAAGCCATTGCAGCTAACGTCGAGGAATCGAGTCAGGGGATCCAAGAAATTAGCGCTGCCACAGATGACCAGGCTGTCTCCACCGAAGAAGTCGCCAGCATGATTGAGCAGGTTGCAAATGCCGCGGAACAAGTAAGTGGTGAATCCGGGAACGTTTCCGCAGCCGCCCAGGAGCAAGCATCCTCGCTGACGCAAATTGCACAGAACACGCAGACGCTTGCCGACCAAGCAGAGGAACTCCAAGGGCTACTTTCGGGGTTCACGATTGGAGAAACAGCGGCTGAGTCATCAGTGCATACATCCAAAGTGGGGGTGATGGCATCAACAGATGGTGGCCTCAATCGTTAG
- a CDS encoding PAS domain-containing response regulator, with product MSITIQRRQSGCQIRILHVDDDPAFADLTATYLGRESDQFTIETATCPANAFETFDLTAFDCIVSDFDMPGQNGIEFLRTVRAQYPDLPFILYTGKGSEDVASDAISAGVTEYLQKGRSTEQYALLANRIRNVVSKFHAEAQVDQVESQLRDLTEATSDLLWMFSSDWEELLYVNSAYEDIWGYAVDDLFDDPRSFLERIHPADRNDVEEAMISASEGKPIDIEYRVTPAERTQRWVWVQATPIVDSSGTVRRIAGFGRDITERKHREQDAARTAIVLETVVDELSTGVLVEDAGREIIAANDALCNLFDVPVSCGELVGRDCARAAAELRGLFADSDGFIDRIEELLDRREPVHGERIQLADGRTLERDYIPYTLPGGAANLWLYRDMMDSSTGDEQH from the coding sequence ATGAGTATCACCATACAGCGCCGACAATCCGGCTGCCAGATTCGAATCCTCCACGTCGACGACGACCCTGCGTTCGCCGATCTGACAGCGACGTATCTCGGACGGGAGTCTGATCAATTCACCATTGAGACAGCGACGTGTCCTGCAAACGCATTCGAGACATTCGACCTCACGGCGTTCGACTGCATTGTCTCGGACTTCGATATGCCCGGGCAGAACGGGATCGAATTCCTTCGAACGGTTCGAGCGCAGTACCCTGATCTGCCGTTCATCCTGTACACAGGAAAGGGGAGTGAGGACGTCGCGAGCGATGCAATCTCCGCTGGTGTCACCGAGTACCTCCAGAAGGGACGCAGCACAGAACAGTACGCGTTGCTCGCCAACCGTATCCGAAACGTGGTCTCGAAGTTCCATGCTGAGGCGCAGGTCGACCAAGTCGAATCACAGCTGCGAGACCTGACCGAGGCAACCTCAGACCTGCTCTGGATGTTCAGCAGTGACTGGGAGGAACTACTCTATGTTAATTCCGCGTACGAGGATATCTGGGGATACGCGGTCGATGACTTGTTCGACGACCCACGGAGCTTTCTCGAACGAATCCATCCAGCGGATCGGAACGACGTCGAAGAGGCGATGATTTCCGCCTCGGAGGGGAAGCCAATCGACATCGAGTACCGGGTCACACCCGCCGAGAGAACACAGCGGTGGGTGTGGGTACAGGCCACCCCAATCGTCGACAGCAGCGGGACCGTCAGACGAATTGCAGGGTTTGGGCGCGACATCACGGAGCGGAAACACCGCGAGCAAGACGCCGCCCGGACGGCTATCGTACTGGAGACAGTCGTCGACGAACTCTCGACCGGTGTTCTCGTCGAGGACGCCGGTCGAGAAATTATTGCAGCGAACGATGCGCTCTGTAACCTGTTCGACGTCCCGGTCTCGTGTGGTGAACTCGTCGGCCGTGACTGCGCGCGGGCGGCTGCCGAACTGCGAGGACTCTTCGCTGACTCCGATGGCTTCATCGACCGGATCGAGGAGCTCCTCGACCGGCGAGAGCCCGTGCATGGCGAGCGGATCCAGTTGGCAGACGGTCGGACCCTCGAACGAGATTATATCCCATACACGCTCCCCGGGGGTGCGGCGAACCTGTGGCTTTACCGCGACATGATGGATTCGTCGACTGGGGACGAACAGCACTGA
- a CDS encoding RNA-guided endonuclease InsQ/TnpB family protein, with product MEVKRTIPVKISVPDDREDDLHQTIEQFNHACNYTVQNGRNDDGYLILNKSTIHDNVYYDLRDETDLPANLCVRAYSKAVEAMKSTVADWKKGNSRPLPGFNEPSAVYDNRTLTIKDRSATLSTINGRVAVDYVLGDYQKSYLDDDDYEKRMGTLHYREDEEVFSLHIVIKKEVEERDGDKILGVDLNLKNVAVTSTGSFYDGGELLWGQNHYFRVRRSLQHKGTRSAKQVLRRLSGRETRFVLNRLHTISRRIVEEADSHDCSYIAVGRLTHIRERMENRDNQVKRQMHNWAFRELQEMLAYKASECGIRVEQIPPAFTSQTCSKCGHQSSTNRNSDGWFECNECGYSVDGDYNAAKNIGLKLLTSPEGKRPDGLGEDHLAFKSGILNGNGDYTAYDVSSSDRESTDKPTTSVVGR from the coding sequence ATGGAGGTCAAACGAACCATTCCGGTCAAAATATCGGTTCCAGACGACCGAGAGGACGACCTCCATCAGACTATCGAGCAGTTCAACCACGCCTGCAACTACACCGTTCAGAACGGCAGGAACGACGACGGCTACCTCATCCTTAACAAGTCCACCATACACGACAACGTGTACTACGACCTGCGAGACGAGACAGACCTGCCCGCGAACCTCTGTGTCCGTGCGTACTCGAAAGCCGTCGAAGCAATGAAGTCCACAGTTGCAGACTGGAAGAAGGGCAACAGCCGACCCCTTCCGGGCTTCAACGAACCGTCCGCAGTGTACGACAACCGGACGTTGACGATTAAGGACAGGTCGGCCACCCTCTCGACCATCAACGGTCGGGTCGCCGTGGACTATGTTCTCGGAGACTACCAGAAGTCCTACCTCGATGATGACGACTACGAGAAGCGAATGGGAACGCTCCACTACCGCGAAGACGAGGAGGTGTTCTCCCTCCACATCGTCATCAAGAAAGAGGTCGAAGAACGAGACGGTGACAAGATACTGGGTGTAGACTTGAACTTGAAGAACGTCGCCGTCACGAGTACGGGGTCGTTCTACGATGGTGGGGAACTGTTGTGGGGGCAGAACCACTACTTCCGCGTGCGTCGAAGCCTTCAGCACAAAGGCACTCGCTCCGCCAAGCAGGTACTCCGGCGACTGTCGGGGCGAGAAACCCGCTTCGTGCTGAACCGCCTGCACACCATTTCTCGACGCATCGTGGAGGAGGCAGACTCCCACGACTGTTCGTACATCGCCGTCGGACGATTGACCCACATCCGCGAGCGAATGGAGAATCGGGATAATCAAGTGAAGCGTCAGATGCACAACTGGGCGTTCCGCGAACTCCAAGAAATGCTCGCGTACAAGGCCAGCGAGTGCGGTATTCGTGTCGAACAGATACCGCCTGCGTTTACGAGTCAAACGTGCTCAAAGTGCGGGCATCAGTCCAGCACGAACCGTAACTCAGACGGCTGGTTCGAGTGCAACGAGTGTGGGTACTCGGTTGATGGCGATTACAACGCCGCGAAGAACATCGGTCTGAAACTGCTAACTTCACCAGAGGGCAAACGTCCCGATGGGTTGGGCGAGGATCATCTCGCCTTCAAGTCTGGGATACTGAACGGGAATGGCGATTACACCGCCTACGACGTTTCGTCGTCAGACCGGGAGTCTACGGACAAGCCCACGACTTCAGTCGTGGGTCGATGA